DNA sequence from the Grus americana isolate bGruAme1 chromosome Z, bGruAme1.mat, whole genome shotgun sequence genome:
CACCATCCTgagtcttgaaaagcaagtcctgtggtgacatggcacctCAGcaagaactgagtcagacaacgtaactaattttcaaaacaatgtcatagacacctgggccaaagagcatggcattcagtgggtgtatcacatcccccaCCATGCACCAACCTCCCAGAAAATCAAATGATACAACGGGCTGCTAaagactaccctgagagcaatgggtggtgggaccctcaaacattgggatacacatttagcaaagaccccctggttagttaacacgaGGGCACCTAGCGattgagctggccctgcccaatcaaaacttccacatcctgtagaaggggataaagtccctgTAGTGCATATCaagaatatgttggggaagacagtctgggcTAGCCCTGCCTCAGTCAAAGGGAAACCCTTctgcaggattgcttttgctcaagaaCCTGGTTGCACTTTGTGGGTGATGTAGAAGGATGGGGAAGTACAATttgtacctcaaggggatttgattctgggtgaaaatagccaatacattaaattgtatgatgctaattgctaaataaccctgTCATGGTATGTCATCACTACTACAATTTCTGTATGCTTACTACTGTcacagtaagaatcacccaaattaatgagGGATGAACTTTGATAAAACTGAGCAAATGgtggaactagaactgacttcagcaactggcacccagcaacttccttgaaattGACGTCGTCAGCCCACAGACCGTGGGCATGGGCTGTGCCAGATACACCAGCTGTGAGCTccggatgcagcatgcaacaatccaaccacagctcctgccctgagGGACTGTTATGACacatggagcccaaagtcagggactaaatgaactcaatggacattttagagggatggcccatagactaagggaatggtatctgtgtgtgtatatatatatgcatatatctcaaagacagggaaagtggtggtgattaattggacagtgtaggatctgggcatgatgTAGATGATATAGACTAAGGagtggataatgtcctggtttcagttgggatagagttaattttcaccagaagctaggaggggacacaggcaggacagatgacccaaactagccaaagaggtattccataccataccgcatcatgctcagcacaaaagggggctagtcggggaggggcaGTGCAGCTCCAGGACAGGCTGAGTGTCCGGTCGGTCACTGGGTGAgaaaattgcattgtgcatcacccactttgtatatcCTAAGTACTgctgttatttccctctccctttgctgtcccagtaaattgtccttatcccaacccgcgagttttacttttttcttccgattctcctccccatcccaccatggggggaggagtgagcgagcagctgcgtaGTGCTCAGCCACGTctggggctgaaccatgacACCATCCCTATGCCCACCAGTGACCATGGGGTCCCTGTGGGACCTCCTTGAACCAAGGTGATGCCTTGGTTTGCTACCTCACTGCCCCTCCTGCACCCTGCAACCTTCCCAGACAAAATGTGCCCATTGTCATGAACCTCAGCCATGCTCCAGGCAGCACTTGCCTGCCAAAAAAACAGCTAAAGTGAACAGCAGCTCCGTGGGAAAACATACCTTGTTGTGCAGTTCATTTCTAAGACAGAGGGAAGCAAAGACTGGGGCCAGAATTTCCCACAGGCAGCCAGCTGTCTGGCTGGGGAGCTCTTGCTGGCAGGGGTGCGAGAGGGCTGTGGGGctcctgcagagaggagagggaggagctgagatgccagcagcagaaatgcaatGCTCTCCACCCTGGGTAGCGACGGATTTTACTGTTGGTGAGAAACTGGGGCTCAAATGTGAGattgaagggaaagaaaaaattggaAACTATTTCTGAGATGTTGCAAAGAGTAGCCTTGTctccattttaagaaaaagagcattttctgGTGAATAGGGCTCCATCAGCTCTTGCTGTGATGACCAGGGGAATTAAAACAGACATATTTTAGGAGACTGCCTTGAAAATCATTGAGGAATGTGTGAGGAAATCTATTGTGAACTGAGCCACTTCAGCCTCCCCGGCCAGCAACAACTATAACATAAATGGAATTATATAAACACACACTTAAAGTTATTTAAGAATCCCTGCATAAATTTTGCCAGCATTAAAATGTGAGGTCCAAGACACTCGGGGAATGTTTGTTAttcataaacaaaataatttccttctaacaaaagccattttgtaaaaacagcagcaaacctTCACCCTAGCCTGAGGCAAGAGGAGACCGGGTGCTTTGGTAGCCTGATCTGCAGCTGCTTCAGTAGTGGTTGGAGGGGGCAGGGGATAAAGCAAAGCCTGAAAAGGAGCCTGGTGCTGGGTGGGTTTACACGAGGATGCCTGGTGAGGAGGAACAGGGTGATGCCGTGTGCTGCAGCTGATCCTGCGGTGCATTGGGGTTAAGGCTGCTTGGCACCCCTATgcagcctgggcacagcagTGAGGTAGCAAACAGGTGGCAGAAGGCACAACATCCTGAGAGGGGTTTTCCCGGGCTAAACATCCCTCCTGGTCATCACTGACCTGCAGGAGCCGGGGCTGCGCAAGGTGCCACAGAAGTGTAAGGAGGGACAGTTTCAGCAAGCATTTCTGGGAATATCTGCCTGAAATCACCCTCTCCCATGGCTGGAAACTGAAATGAGGAAACACCCAGATTGCACAATGCCCTGGCTGGAGCTGCCACCCGCAGCCCTGGCAGCAATAAAAAGGCAAGAGGGAAGGCACATCGACACAGTCCTGCAAGGAGCACATCCCTAGGTACGCCAGCCGtctgcctgctgcagagatGGTGCAAGCGACTCCTTTCCTCCTGGTGCTCAGCCTGGCCCTGGTGGCTCCCAGCTTCTCTTCAAGAAAGGTaacagcagggctgggatgcacgggcagggtgggctggggggctgTGGCTCCTGGGAGTGCCTGCTCCTGCCACCCTGCCCATgcctgggctgtgctgtggcACCAACTCTGAGTCCCCTCCACTCTAGTGTGTGCTGACCGGGCACTGGACCAACGACCTGGGCTCCAACATGACCATCAAGGCTTTGAACGCAAAAGGCGAATTCGCCGGCTCCTATCACACAGCCGTGACAGCCACCACAAACGAGATCCAAGTGTCACCACTGCAGGGGTCCCAGCATCACACAAATGAGAAGAGCCAGTCTACCTTCGGCTTCACCGTCAACTGGAGCTTTTCAGGTgcttctcctttcccagcctTCCTGTGGTGTCCCTGATGCTTTTCTGCCCTTCCCTGCAGTATCCTTGATGATCCCGTGCCTTCCCTGCAGTGTCCCCAGTGCTCTCCCATCCCCTGCGGTGTCCCTGATGCTCCCCCATCCTTGACCCCAGAGCTTCTTGGCTGGTGTCACCTCCCAGGCCACAGAGGATGCACTGGGGGCTGAAGCCCACTTACTGTCTGCCCATGTCCATGTGAgacccccagcctcctgcctgctttCCCCATCACCACTGTCCCcagagggcagggacagcccagGACTACTGTcccctgcactggagcaggctgcagggccACAGCTTGGCACTGACCTGCCACTCCGGCCATGCTCACCTCCacctcccaccccatccccacagACGCCATCACTGTCTTCACGGGTCAGTGCTTTGTGgacaaggagggaaaggaggttTTGAAGACCATGTGGCTCCTGCGGTCACATGTGGACACGATTAAGGACGACTGGAAAGCCACCAGGTGAgcaccctgtccctgccctgtgcGTATCCCTGGGGGTCGGGGCTCTCCCACCCTGcggtgctcagcacccagcagagctgctgccagtgTGGGGGTCACCAAGGATGGGGGTGCTTGTGCATGGCTCCCCAGGGATCCCACCAAGGTGCAAatgctgctggggggggtgggattGGCTGGGTAGGCACTGGGAGGATGCATTTGCCCCATGCAAGGGTGCATTTCCTACCCTTACATCTCCTCCCTCTGTGTCCCTGCAGGGTTGGCATCAACATCTTCACCCGCCTGCGCCTGCAGAAGGAGTGAGGATGGCAGCGCAAGTGTTCCCGAGCCGGCAGCAGTGCCAGGGATCCGGCCCCCCTTCCTGCCCCATCACCTGCTTCTCCCAATAAAGTTTTGCTGCAAACACCTGCCTGGTTCCTGTTGTGTTGTGTCTCAGTGCCCATGttcccacatcccccccatggCCTCTCCTGTCACCATCCCCAAAGCCTGGTATGTGTCCCCTGCCACAACCACCCGCCATGGCCCAGGCTCCTCCGTTGCAGCGCCCACCACCCCACTGTGCTCCCACAGGACCTCCACCTCACCTGGGGGAGCAGGACCCTGCGCAGTCAGGCGCGGTGGCCGATGGCCCGTCTCCCACCAGCATGTCACTTGGCAGGAGGCCCGGCATGGGCGGCCGCTGCCCAGCCACAGCCCCCTCCGTTATAAAAGGGGCTGAGCTGGTGCGGGGCAGCAGCGCAGGCAGAGCCCGGGCTCTGCGCACGGCCGTCACCGCTGCCACTGCCACCATGGGGACCctcagctgcagcctcctgctcGCCCTGGCCCTGCTCAGCCCCCGCACTGCTGCTGCCAAGAAGGTAAGGGCAGCCTGGGGGCAGTGCCCAGCCAGGGAGCTGCCCGCTTCtgctgtgccatgctgtgccatgCCGTGCTGTCCCCAGGGTGCAGGGTGACTGGATGAAGGGCTGCACACCCTGGCtatgctgtgctgtgctgtgctgtgccatcCCTGGCATGCAGCATGAACGGCCGAGGGTCTGCctgcttttgctgtgctgtgccacaCTGTGCTTTGCCACTGTGTGttgtgccatgctgtgccacCCCTGGGGTGCAGTGAGCATGGGTGAGGGGGTTGCATGCTTTCActgtgccatgccgtgccatgccgtgctgtgccgtacccagcactgccagctctgccctgccatGCCACTGGTCCCAGCTGCCATGCGGAGGGGCCGTGTGAGCCCCAGACACACGGGGCACGTGTCCCActgcccaggaaagctggaggggggGCTGTGGCTCAGCATTGCCCAAGTCAGCAGCATAACCCCCGGTCCCCAGTGTGACCTGCAGGGCCTGTGGAGGAACGAGCTGGGCTCCAACATGACCCTCTCAGCCCTGGACGCGACTGGGACCTTCTCGGGCTCCTACCACACCGCTGTGGCAGCCACCAACAAGCAGATCCTGCTGTCACCCCTGCAAGggacccagcagcaccccaatGGCAAGGGGCATCCCACCTTCGGATTTACCGTGCAGTGGCAGTTTGCAGGTACAGCAGTACCCAGCACAGCATCCCAGGGCAGCCAGCAATCCCCTGCTCATGCTGGGAGTGGGGTGCCCCCCCGGCTGGTCCCCCATACCCTCCACGGGACCCAGAGAAACACTGTCTGTGGCCACAGACTGGCCGCACGCATCTGCTCCTGCCATGGGACATGGAAGGGGGGGGCTGTCTGTCTGGGGTGGGTGGAAggggtgtctgtctgtctgtctgtctgtgagAGGTGGTGGGGTGTCCATCTGTCTGTCCAGGGTACATGGCAGGGGTGGTGCCCATCTATCTGTCCAGGCGATGTGGAAGCAATCCATCTGGGCAATGTGGCAGGGAAGCCCATCTGTTTGTCCAGGGCATGTGGTGGGGGGTGTCTGTTTGTCTGCCAGGATCAGGTGGCCCAGGTTCCTCTGTCTGGAGACACATACTCTGAGCTCCCTCTGCTCCACTTGAACCCCACCAGACTCCACCACTGCCTTTGTGGGACAGTGCTTTGTGGATCGCCGTGGGAAGGAGACACTGGAGACCACGTGGCTCCTGCGGGAAGAGGTCCCGTCCCGCAGGGACACCTGGAAAGCCACCAGGTgagccctgcccctgcccctgccccgctgccccacagccctgcctcccctcctgctGACATGGCTTCCCCACAGGGTTGGCACCTCCATCTTCACCCGCATCAAGTGATGGGGACACATCAAGTGACGGAGATGCATCAAGTAATGGAGACAGGGACCaaagctgcctgcaccccaccATCCCGCCTGCATCCACAAGgatctctgctgctctggtcctgggctgggctcctgcctgctcccaggaTTCTGGCTGGGAAACACACCCTCACCCTGCCCGCTTCCTCCCAGTGCCTCCTAGTGcttcccagcagcctgctggTGGGCCCCCCTTCCCAAAGGTTGCATCTCCACACTCCAGTCTGCCACATCTTTCCATTAAACTCCATTTCCAGCTACTGCTGTGGGTTGAGGGCTTGGTTTTGGATGCACACAGGGGGAAGGGCTGGGTGCCAGCCCCCGTAGAGGAGATCACGGTCATAAGCTGGGAGCCTGGGATGTTGGGAAGGCCCAAAGTCCAGGCTGGATACTGGAGAGACCAGGGGAGGGACCTGGAGCTCCAGGGGCAGCTGCTGGGTAGACTGGGTGGCTAAGGCCAGATACTGGAGGGATCCCTTctttatatatgtacatatgcaTGTATTTCCCACTAACTGAGTGCCACTTCATCA
Encoded proteins:
- the LOC129199433 gene encoding avidin-like — encoded protein: MVQATPFLLVLSLALVAPSFSSRKCVLTGHWTNDLGSNMTIKALNAKGEFAGSYHTAVTATTNEIQVSPLQGSQHHTNEKSQSTFGFTVNWSFSDAITVFTGQCFVDKEGKEVLKTMWLLRSHVDTIKDDWKATRVGINIFTRLRLQKE
- the LOC129199469 gene encoding avidin-like, with translation MGTLSCSLLLALALLSPRTAAAKKCDLQGLWRNELGSNMTLSALDATGTFSGSYHTAVAATNKQILLSPLQGTQQHPNGKGHPTFGFTVQWQFADSTTAFVGQCFVDRRGKETLETTWLLREEVPSRRDTWKATRVGTSIFTRIK